In Halovivax gelatinilyticus, the following are encoded in one genomic region:
- a CDS encoding ribbon-helix-helix domain-containing protein, with the protein MERIQTKAVSGRVPADVVSRLNRAANETALTKSQLVARSVEHYIEENPDRIEAFYPDDSFAAFVEELCG; encoded by the coding sequence ATGGAGCGGATCCAAACAAAGGCAGTTTCCGGCCGAGTGCCGGCCGACGTGGTATCGCGCCTCAATCGAGCGGCCAATGAGACCGCCCTCACCAAATCCCAGCTCGTCGCTCGGTCCGTCGAGCACTACATCGAGGAGAACCCCGACCGAATCGAGGCGTTCTACCCGGACGATTCGTTCGCGGCGTTCGTGGAGGAGTTGTGCGGATGA
- a CDS encoding HNH endonuclease, with translation MELDSEHYLSESTKAIAQEFKVPWSTAFSWERNIGDVEVLKETLGRNGPNNYLELISRRERISPELEDREKEWVQHLKRWCTRRTDGVYLVHESDWKEFRSEYSSNGIQSIHLESVWRAAAPTDSTTELRDDGDIRGINWTTEMAALQEELKQKEERVKYEMRRVDPDWIGLVQELRKIDKELIDIYQTHLADKDRKFQYKKGEIIELKSAFPYLRANTKLVTEATDSSISYANKFKYIPGKGVANRETKSKRRDEVLERDDNTCVSCGSEDELQVHHIIPRSQGGKNETANLATLCADCHYYAHGGGAPTDRGYSAADWDSVEYEGQSEFWDEWVNRSFEERPPKGFTRVDFEPDQ, from the coding sequence ATGGAGTTGGATAGTGAACATTATTTGAGCGAGTCCACCAAAGCCATCGCTCAGGAATTTAAGGTTCCATGGTCTACTGCATTTTCGTGGGAACGGAATATCGGTGACGTGGAGGTACTCAAAGAGACGCTCGGCCGAAATGGTCCTAACAACTATCTTGAGTTGATCAGTCGGCGAGAGCGGATCTCCCCTGAGCTGGAAGACCGTGAGAAGGAGTGGGTGCAACATCTCAAGCGGTGGTGCACCAGAAGAACCGATGGGGTATATTTGGTCCATGAATCAGATTGGAAGGAATTCCGAAGTGAGTACAGTTCTAACGGGATCCAGTCCATTCACCTCGAATCCGTGTGGCGGGCTGCCGCGCCGACTGATAGTACAACGGAGCTCCGTGACGATGGGGATATCCGCGGGATCAATTGGACAACGGAAATGGCGGCACTACAAGAGGAACTGAAGCAGAAGGAAGAGAGGGTGAAATACGAAATGCGACGGGTAGATCCTGACTGGATCGGGTTGGTGCAGGAACTCAGGAAAATTGACAAGGAGCTCATCGATATCTACCAGACTCACTTAGCCGATAAAGACAGGAAATTCCAGTATAAAAAGGGTGAAATCATTGAGTTGAAAAGCGCTTTTCCGTACTTACGAGCCAACACCAAGCTCGTGACTGAGGCTACGGATAGTTCTATCAGTTACGCTAACAAGTTCAAGTATATCCCGGGAAAGGGTGTGGCAAATCGAGAAACAAAGAGCAAACGCCGAGACGAAGTGCTTGAACGGGACGATAACACCTGTGTCAGCTGTGGCAGTGAGGATGAACTCCAAGTTCATCACATCATCCCTCGAAGTCAGGGTGGGAAAAACGAGACTGCAAACTTAGCCACACTATGCGCTGACTGTCATTACTATGCACATGGTGGCGGAGCACCCACTGACCGTGGATATTCTGCGGCTGACTGGGACTCTGTTGAGTACGAAGGCCAATCAGAGTTCTGGGATGAATGGGTTAACCGAAGTTTCGAGGAAAGGCCACCGAAAGGGTTCACTCGAGTGGATTTCGAACCGGACCAGTAA